Proteins from a single region of Styela clava chromosome 1, kaStyClav1.hap1.2, whole genome shotgun sequence:
- the LOC120347387 gene encoding uncharacterized protein LOC120347387, whose protein sequence is MRSVRSLLDSFPLRVFKNVAEYCLVVVILVAIGDILRLFGISILKLMSSKHGMEPTLENVPKFTLGSLRHIGKKYYQDIFRSAVIGLKAPNSTVYYQKTLKKRRHHIFLHKSLHDRQSAAEILKDYFSCPLVLDGIENEATKHYGTDPDRMAIIYNGCLEYISAKGPFGFKVEEMLIALNHILQRSE, encoded by the exons ATGAGAAGTGTGCGCAGTCTGCTTGATTCATTCCCGTTACGAGTTTTCAAAAATGTCGCCGAGTATTGTCTTGTAGTTGTTATATTGGTAGCAATTGGAGATATTCTTCGTTTATTCGGCATAAGTATCTTAA AGTTAATGTCTAGCAAGCATGGAATGGAACCAACGCTTGAAAATGTTCCTAAATT TACATTGGGATCACTTCGACATAtcggaaaaaaatattatcaagaTATTTTCAGAAGTGCGGTAATCGGACTTAAGGCACCAAATTCCACAGTTTATTATCAAAAAACCTTGAAAAAACGCAG GCACCACATTTTCCTTCATAAAAGTCTTCATGATCGTCAGTCTGCCGCAGAAATTCTTAAAGACTACTTTTCGTGCCCTTTGGTGTTGGATGGAATAGAAAATGAAGCAACGAAGCATTATGGTACGGATCCGGATCGAATGGCAATCATCTACAACGGTTGCTTAGAATATATCAGTGCAAAAGGACCTTTTGGGTTTAAAGTAGAAGAAATGCTAATTGCTTTAAATCACATATTACAACGAAGTGAATAA